The sequence below is a genomic window from Rhodococcus sp. 4CII.
GTGCGGTGCGCGGAGACGACACCGACCTCGAAGCGCACCCCGAATTCGGCGAGCGCCTCCGCGGCGGCCTCCATTGTGGGCCAGTCGGAGTCGCTGCCCATGATGAGTCCGACCTGTGCGCCCTGACGTGCTGCCGAGTCACTCACCGTGTACATCCCATCCGTCGGTCCATTCAGCGTGCGAGAGCCAATGCGCGGCGCGCTCGGCGCGCTCGCGCACTCGTGCCACGTACTCCGGGTCGTCGATCGAGCCGGGTCCGCCGACGATGTTCACGTGGCCGATCTTCCGGTCCTCGCGTTCACCCTTGCCGTAGAGGTGAATCTTTGCATCGGGCATCCGGGCGAAGAGATGGTGGACGCGTTCGTCCATGCTCATCTCGGGTGCGGTGGGCGCGCCGAGCACGTTCGCCATCACCGTGATCGGGGCGAGGGGTGCGGTGTCGCCGAGGGGATAGTCGAGAACGGCACGCAGATGCTGCTCGAACTGTGAGGTGCGGGCGCCGTCCATGGTCCAGTGGCCGGAGTTGTGCGGGCGCATCGCGAGTTCGTTGACGACGAGTGTGCCGTCGGTGGTTTCGAACAGCTCGACGGCCATGGCGCCGACCACACCGAGTTCGGACGCGATCCGCAGGGCCAGTTCCTCGGCGGCTTCGGCGACCGAGTCGGGCAGCGCGGGGGCGGGAGCGAGGACCACGGCGCACTGCCCGTGGCGTTGCACCGTCTCCACGACCGGCCAGGTGGCGCCCTGCCCGAACGGTGACCGGGCCACCATCGCGGACAGCTCGCGGCGCATCGCGACCTTCTCCTCGACGAGGAGGGATACGCCCTTGTCGAGTTGCTGGGTGACGATGCGCTCGGCTTCGTCGGAATCATCGGTGATCCACACGCCGCGGCCGTCGTAGCCGCCGCGCACCGCCTTGATGACGACCGGCCACCCGTGTTCGGCACCGAACTTGACGACGTCCTCGGCCCATGTCACCTCGGCGAAGGCAGGGACCGGCGCGCCGAGTTCGCCGAGTTTGCGGCGCATCGCCAGTTTGTCCTGCGCGTAGATGAGCGCCTGCGGCGGCGGCTGCACGTTGACGCCCTCGGCGACGAGGACGTCCAGGTGCTCGGTCGGCACGTGCTCGTGGTCGAAGGTCAGCGCGTGCGAACCGACCGCGGCCCTGCGGAGGGCCTCGAGGTCGGTGTGGCTGCCGAGGACGACGTCCGGGCTCACCTGCGCGGCGGGTTCGCCGGCGGTGCCGGACAGCACGCGCAGCGTCTGGCCGAGCGCAATTGCGGCCTGGTGAGTCATTCGCGCGAGTTGGCCGCCACCGATCATCGTCACGACGGGTTGCCCGGCGGTCAGATCGCGGGGGGTCGTGGGACGCGGTGTGGAATCAGAGTTGCCGGTCACGGGTCACTAGTTTGTCACGTCCGGCGCCGGGTTCCGCCGCCGAGGTAGGCGGGCCACAGTTTCTGTGATTCTCCTGATGATCTCGGCGTCAATTGGTGGTATCCGGTCGAACTTTCGTAAACTCATCCGTTGTGTCATTTGTCGACGGCGTCCTTGCACGCGTTCCCCAGCCCTTTCGGGCCCTCGCGTTGCGCCATCACGAACTGATCAAGTTCGCGATCGTGGGCGGCACCACCATGATCTTCGACCTCGCGATCTTCTATTCGTTGAGCCTCACGATCCTCGAAGAGAAGCCCGTTGTCGCCAAGGTTCTCTCCGGAATTCTGGCGACCGTCCTGAGTTACATCCTCAACCGCGAATGGTCGTTCAAGAATCGGGGCGGACGGGAACGCCACCACGAGGCTTTACTGTTCTTCAGCATCAGCGGGATCGGTGTTCTTCTCGCCGCTGCGCCGCTGTGGATCGCCAACAACGTGTTCGACATCCGCGCCAACCAGGAGAACCTGACCACCCTGGTCGTCGTCGACTTCGTGCTCAACTACATCATCGGCAACCTGCTGCAGATGGTGTTCCGGTTCTGGGCTCTGCGCCGGTTCGCGTTCCCGGACGAGAACGTGCACCTCATCGATCCGGATCTCGTCGACGAAGCCGCCGAGGAGCCGTCCGGCCACGCCTGATCGTCAGCGGGGCTCCCTGATCCCGGTGACCCGTGTCGGCACGTGCTCGCGGGCGATCGGGACGAAGATCGCGAACAGGGCCGGGCGGCGTCGCTGCAGTTCCAGCCGGCCACCATCGGCCTCTATGAGGGCGCGAGCCAGCGCCAGCCCCACACCGGTCGAACCGGCACCCGAGAAACCGCGGTCGAAGATGTGCGGCGCCAGGTCGTTGCTGACTCCGACGCCTTCGTCCGACACCTCCACACACACCGTGGCCTCGCGGGGTGATGTGTCGTTGCCGGGTGACCGGAGCGTCTGCCCCTGAATCAGGCGCACCGCGACCGTGCACGTTCCCGCCCCGTGCATGAGCGCATTGTCGACGAGGACGGCGACCGCCTCGCGGAGCCGCGAACCGGTGGTGGACGCCATCACGTTCGTGTCGCCCCGCAGCAGCAGCGTGCGGCCGGCGTCCTCGAAGGGCCGTTTCCAGTCGGCGATGACGACGCTGAGCTCCCGGATCACCGACACCTGGGTCTCGGTGCCGGTGCTGCGCGACGAACGGACCAGTTCGTCGATCGCGACCGTCAGTCGGTCGACCTGCGCCATCGCCTCGTCCGCCTCCACCACGACCGCGGGGTCCGAGTGCACGGACAGTTCGTCGAGCCGGAGACGGACGGCCGTCAGCCGGCTGCGGAGCTGATGGGAGACATCCGCGACGAGTGCGTGTTCGCGCTGCAGCCGTCCCGCGATTTCGACGGTCGCGGAGTCGAGGACGTCGGAGACGCGGTCGAGTTCGGGGATGTCGTGGCGCCGCACGTCGGGCCGGAAGTCGCCCTCGGCGAGGCGGGCCGCCCGGTCGGCGACGTCCCGGAGCGGGTCGGCGAGCCGCTTCGCGGTGACATACGCGACCACGGTCCCGGCGGCGATGGACACGAGCACCAGCAGGGCGACGGCCCCGACCGCCTGCCGTTGCTGGGTGCGCATCTCGTCCGACGGCACCTCGAGACGGAGCGAACCGGACGTGCCCATCGCGAGGGACTCCACGAGCGGCGATTGCACGGCGGGCTCACCGATGTCCACGCGGGCGGCGCCGTCGTCGGTGGTCGGATACACCACGACGAGCCGTCCCCCGGCCGGGGTCAGCAAGCGCAGGGAGTTCGTGTCGAGGTCGCCCTCGACGACGCCGTTGACGCCCTCCTGATTGATGATCTCGGTCGCCATCCGGTCGAGCCGGACCTGGAGATCGCTGCGGTTGAAATCCTCGACCCACAACCATGCCGTGTAGATGAGCGGCACACCGAGCAGCAGCGCCGTCAGGATCACGACTGCGAGGATCGACTGGAGAATTCTGCGGCGCACTACCCCGCCTAGTCGGTGTTGATGCGGAAGCCGACGCCGCGGACCGTCGCGATGCGACGCTCGGCGGCGGGGCCCTCGTCACCGATCTTCCGGCGTAGCCACGACATGTGCATGTCGAGGGTCTTCGAGCCGCGCAGTTCCACGTCGCCCCAGACCTCCGCGAGGATGGTGTCGCGGGACACCACCTGGCCCGCGTGCTCGAGCAGGACCCGGAGCAGTTCGTACTCCTTGTTGGCGAGGGCGATCTCGGTTCCGTTGACGAGCACCCGGCGGGCCGCGGGCTCGAGCCGGATGCCGCCGACCTCGACGACCGAGTCCTCACCGCCGCCGCGACGCCGCAGCAGGGCGCGCACGCGGGCCATCAACTCCGCCAACCGGAACGGCTTGCCCACGTAGTCGTCGGCGCCCGCGTCGAGGCCGACGACGAAGTCGACCTCGTCGGTGCGTGCGGTGAGCATGAGCACCGCCAGTTCCGAACTGTGGGCGCGCACTTGCCTGCACACCTCGAGTCCGTCCATGCCGGGCAGGCCGAGGTCCAGGATCAGCAGGTCGTATGCACCGTCGAGGGCCTGCTCCAGCGCTGCCGGGCCGGTCTGCTCGATGGTGACGTCGTATCCCTCCCGGCCCAGTGCCCGCGACAGCGGGGCGGCAATGGCTTCGTCATCTTCGGCAAGCAAAACTGCAGTCACCTCCACAGCGTACGGAGGCGCGGAGACCGCTGTGTCCGGTTACCAGCCTTTGCCGGTGTCGGCGTCGCCACGCGGGTCGTCGCGCTCGTGGTCACGGTGAAGATCCATCGCGTCGAACACCTGGTGGTAGAGCAGCGAATGGACGCGCTGGACGTCGGGGATGTCGTCGAATTCCAGCGGATCGTCGGAAGAGGACACGATGACGAGCGTTCCGGTGCGGAGCATTCGGTCGAGGAGGCCGTGCCGGAA
It includes:
- a CDS encoding response regulator transcription factor yields the protein MTAVLLAEDDEAIAAPLSRALGREGYDVTIEQTGPAALEQALDGAYDLLILDLGLPGMDGLEVCRQVRAHSSELAVLMLTARTDEVDFVVGLDAGADDYVGKPFRLAELMARVRALLRRRGGGEDSVVEVGGIRLEPAARRVLVNGTEIALANKEYELLRVLLEHAGQVVSRDTILAEVWGDVELRGSKTLDMHMSWLRRKIGDEGPAAERRIATVRGVGFRINTD
- a CDS encoding GtrA family protein; the encoded protein is MSFVDGVLARVPQPFRALALRHHELIKFAIVGGTTMIFDLAIFYSLSLTILEEKPVVAKVLSGILATVLSYILNREWSFKNRGGRERHHEALLFFSISGIGVLLAAAPLWIANNVFDIRANQENLTTLVVVDFVLNYIIGNLLQMVFRFWALRRFAFPDENVHLIDPDLVDEAAEEPSGHA
- a CDS encoding HAMP domain-containing sensor histidine kinase, coding for MRRRILQSILAVVILTALLLGVPLIYTAWLWVEDFNRSDLQVRLDRMATEIINQEGVNGVVEGDLDTNSLRLLTPAGGRLVVVYPTTDDGAARVDIGEPAVQSPLVESLAMGTSGSLRLEVPSDEMRTQQRQAVGAVALLVLVSIAAGTVVAYVTAKRLADPLRDVADRAARLAEGDFRPDVRRHDIPELDRVSDVLDSATVEIAGRLQREHALVADVSHQLRSRLTAVRLRLDELSVHSDPAVVVEADEAMAQVDRLTVAIDELVRSSRSTGTETQVSVIRELSVVIADWKRPFEDAGRTLLLRGDTNVMASTTGSRLREAVAVLVDNALMHGAGTCTVAVRLIQGQTLRSPGNDTSPREATVCVEVSDEGVGVSNDLAPHIFDRGFSGAGSTGVGLALARALIEADGGRLELQRRRPALFAIFVPIAREHVPTRVTGIREPR
- a CDS encoding 5-(carboxyamino)imidazole ribonucleotide synthase, whose protein sequence is MTGNSDSTPRPTTPRDLTAGQPVVTMIGGGQLARMTHQAAIALGQTLRVLSGTAGEPAAQVSPDVVLGSHTDLEALRRAAVGSHALTFDHEHVPTEHLDVLVAEGVNVQPPPQALIYAQDKLAMRRKLGELGAPVPAFAEVTWAEDVVKFGAEHGWPVVIKAVRGGYDGRGVWITDDSDEAERIVTQQLDKGVSLLVEEKVAMRRELSAMVARSPFGQGATWPVVETVQRHGQCAVVLAPAPALPDSVAEAAEELALRIASELGVVGAMAVELFETTDGTLVVNELAMRPHNSGHWTMDGARTSQFEQHLRAVLDYPLGDTAPLAPITVMANVLGAPTAPEMSMDERVHHLFARMPDAKIHLYGKGEREDRKIGHVNIVGGPGSIDDPEYVARVRERAERAAHWLSHAEWTDGWDVHGE